In Pongo abelii isolate AG06213 chromosome X, NHGRI_mPonAbe1-v2.0_pri, whole genome shotgun sequence, one DNA window encodes the following:
- the LOC100435261 gene encoding solute carrier family 25 member 53-like — translation MGEQNHSPRKELQHRTRAEAPGKKSWHSQAYALGAVSNSMSTFLTFPIYKVVFRQQIHAMAVSEAMRQLWHEGPQYFYRGIYRPLLSKTLQGTLLFGTYDGLLCFLSPLGPYTLGCHWAAGIMSGLVEAVALSPFERVQNVLQDGRKQARFPSTFSILEEFNSYGLWGRLSRGYYHGFWPVLARNSLGSTLYFSFKDPMQDGLAEQGLARWVPALVSGSVNETITCLVLHPLIVLVANMQSHMGWQSMPSLWASAQDVWNTWGQKLLLSYRGCSLVILRSSVTWGLTTAIQDFLQRKSHSRKELKTD, via the coding sequence ATGGGGGAGCAGAACCACTCTCCCAGGAAGGAGCTTCAGCACAGGACACGAGCAGAGGCTCCAGGAAAGAAAAGCTGGCACTCCCAGGCCTATGCCCTTGGGGCTGTTTCCAACTCTATGTCTACTTTTCTGACCTTTCCTATCTATAAGGTTGTGTTCCGGCAACAGATCCATGCCATGGCAGTGTCAGAGGCTATGAGACAGCTTTGGCACGAAGGTCCTCAATACTTCTACCGGGGAATCTACCGTCCTCTTCTGTCCAAGACGTTGCAAGGGACTCTTCTTTTTGGGACTTATGATGGCCTGCTgtgctttctctctcctcttgggCCATACACCCTGGGATGCCACTGGGCTGCAGGGATCATGTCTGGCCTGGTGGAGGCTGTGGCACTCAGCCCCTTTGAAAGGGTGCAAAATGTGCTCCAGGATGGTCGCAAGCAAGCTCGCTTCCCCAGCACCTTCAGCATTCTTGAGGAATTCAATTCTTATGGGCTTTGGGGGCGGCTGTCACGGGGCTACTACCATGGTTTCTGGCCTGTCCTGGCCAGGAACAGCCTGGGGAGCactctatatttttctttcaaggaCCCCATGCAGGATGGCCTGGCAGAGCAAGGCCTGGCCCGTTGGGTTCCTGCCTTGGTGTCTGGTAGTGTCAATGAAACGATCACCTGCCTAGTTCTGCATCCTCTGATTGTGCTGGTTGCTAATATGCAGTCCCATATGGGATGGCAGAGCATGCCAAGCCTGTGGGCCTCTGCCCAGGATGTGTGGAACACTTGGGGCCAAAAGCTGCTCCTGAGCTACCGTGGATGCTCCCTGGTCATCCTAAGGTCCAGTGTGACATGGGGCCTCACTACGGCAATCCAGGACTTCCTGCAGAGGAAGTCACACTCCAGGAAAGAGCTGAAGACTGACTAG